In one Butyrivibrio proteoclasticus B316 genomic region, the following are encoded:
- a CDS encoding lipopolysaccharide biosynthesis protein, whose amino-acid sequence MIDRLVSFLRKSPLTYSMLVAIASAINFFTLIIFGRVFSVEDYGVVSTLQAAVTNLGVLVIPIQIIVCKSIAEDKKESRDVYNAISLFILVNILITLVMVFGSKILMQYLHFEKLVVYVLFAFLVITNNVFLLLNGVLQGKQLFIPLGTCTIIFYVVKLAIGWGLGIIGNGYQAVIVGMAFSELVCIWYLLSSIKGARRHWKNYEFGLDQEVLKSFAWTLLLYAVVSLYLNNGDLLLGNLYCSKTEMGLYSVAINLAKISYFLIASPIATMIMPKIAHNYENVRKQGKILLFAEVITFVLMLVYSIVFCLLGGTLIEVLYGKNYIESASYIAPCAGFSIVLGMFWIFYQYAVVTSLIKSFSIITAIVGGVYGIGVVLYKPNIGYIPIGMSIVMVLSVFLSIIYLRVKKDE is encoded by the coding sequence ATGATAGATAGATTAGTTAGTTTTCTTAGGAAGTCCCCACTTACTTATAGTATGTTGGTGGCTATTGCTTCAGCAATTAATTTCTTTACGCTTATTATTTTTGGACGAGTTTTTTCTGTTGAAGATTATGGCGTGGTGTCTACACTTCAGGCTGCTGTGACAAATTTAGGCGTGTTAGTGATTCCGATTCAGATAATAGTATGTAAAAGTATTGCTGAAGATAAGAAAGAATCTCGAGATGTTTACAATGCCATAAGCCTCTTTATTTTGGTTAATATACTTATTACACTTGTAATGGTCTTTGGTTCGAAAATTCTTATGCAATATTTGCATTTTGAGAAATTGGTTGTGTACGTTTTGTTTGCGTTTTTAGTCATCACTAATAATGTTTTTCTATTGCTAAATGGAGTGTTACAAGGGAAACAGTTATTCATACCGTTAGGAACATGCACAATAATATTTTATGTTGTTAAGTTAGCCATTGGATGGGGACTTGGAATAATAGGAAATGGTTATCAGGCAGTAATAGTTGGAATGGCATTTTCTGAGCTAGTATGTATTTGGTATTTGCTTAGTAGTATAAAGGGGGCTAGGCGTCACTGGAAAAATTACGAGTTTGGGTTGGATCAAGAGGTCTTAAAAAGCTTTGCATGGACGTTGCTTTTGTATGCAGTTGTGTCTCTTTATTTAAATAATGGCGATTTATTATTAGGCAATCTTTACTGTAGTAAAACGGAAATGGGACTTTATTCTGTTGCAATAAACCTTGCAAAAATAAGTTATTTCCTCATTGCTTCACCCATAGCAACTATGATTATGCCTAAAATAGCCCATAATTATGAAAATGTAAGAAAGCAAGGAAAGATATTGCTTTTTGCTGAAGTTATTACTTTTGTGTTGATGCTTGTCTATTCAATAGTATTCTGTTTGCTTGGAGGAACTCTTATAGAAGTTTTGTATGGCAAGAATTATATTGAAAGCGCATCATACATAGCTCCATGCGCTGGCTTTTCGATTGTTCTAGGAATGTTTTGGATTTTTTATCAATATGCAGTTGTCACCTCACTCATAAAATCTTTTTCCATAATTACAGCTATAGTGGGTGGAGTTTATGGGATAGGAGTTGTATTATATAAACCAAATATCGGATACATTCCTATTGGAATGTCAATAGTAATGGTCCTTTCGGTATTTTTATCTATAATTTATTTAAGAGTGAAAAAAGATGAATGA
- a CDS encoding glycosyltransferase — protein sequence MKLLIIVSSLSNGGAQRVASNLIMGLPENCEVDILLNDASDVSYPYKGNIIDLGMPHEDDKGKLSYQIRVFFRRLSKLHKIKKTGNYDAAISFLDSANVANIITGKKNTKVITTVHSKLSASGFDWKYKYIVFPLVRLLYGHANNVVAVSKGVEKDLREQIHYKGNNLVTIYNGFDFNEIRTKSKEQLSDDESEMFDGHTVLISVGRLTKAKGYWHLIRAMQLIVRDIPDALLLILGAGEQEQYLKQLCEDLSIQDRVVFKGAVDNPFKYVARADLFVMSSIFEGLPSSLIEALVLGMPCVATDFKSGAREVLAPELPLEDELLGNIYQAEYGIISPICSEKECSAAEPLQIEEQYLANAVIQALSGENAVHECEKKANEAVGKFSIEAMVDGYLNLI from the coding sequence ATGAAGTTACTGATTATAGTATCCAGTTTAAGTAATGGTGGTGCGCAGCGAGTGGCGTCTAACCTGATAATGGGACTGCCAGAAAATTGTGAAGTGGATATTCTGCTTAATGATGCAAGCGACGTATCCTATCCGTACAAAGGCAATATCATAGATTTAGGAATGCCTCATGAAGACGATAAAGGCAAATTATCCTATCAGATACGTGTTTTTTTTAGAAGGCTATCTAAGCTTCACAAGATAAAAAAGACAGGAAATTATGATGCGGCTATTAGTTTCCTTGATAGTGCCAATGTAGCAAATATTATTACTGGCAAAAAAAATACCAAAGTAATCACAACAGTACATTCGAAACTTTCGGCTTCAGGATTTGATTGGAAATACAAATATATAGTTTTTCCATTAGTTAGACTTCTGTATGGACACGCTAATAATGTGGTTGCAGTATCAAAGGGAGTTGAGAAGGACCTTCGAGAGCAGATACATTATAAAGGCAATAATCTTGTGACAATATATAATGGATTTGATTTTAACGAAATCAGGACTAAGTCAAAAGAACAATTGTCAGATGATGAGAGTGAAATGTTTGATGGTCATACCGTTTTGATTAGTGTAGGAAGATTGACCAAGGCTAAAGGATATTGGCACCTTATCAGAGCCATGCAGTTAATAGTCAGAGATATTCCTGATGCGCTATTACTAATACTAGGTGCTGGGGAACAGGAGCAATACCTTAAGCAGTTATGTGAGGACCTAAGTATTCAGGACAGAGTTGTATTTAAAGGTGCAGTAGATAATCCATTTAAGTATGTGGCTAGAGCAGACCTATTTGTCATGTCATCTATTTTTGAAGGATTACCGAGTTCGCTGATTGAAGCATTGGTATTGGGCATGCCTTGCGTAGCCACTGACTTTAAATCCGGCGCCAGGGAGGTGTTGGCACCAGAATTGCCATTAGAAGACGAACTTTTAGGCAATATATACCAAGCAGAATATGGTATTATTTCTCCAATATGTAGCGAAAAAGAGTGTTCAGCGGCAGAGCCATTGCAAATTGAGGAACAGTATCTTGCAAATGCTGTTATACAGGCATTGTCTGGAGAGAATGCTGTACATGAGTGTGAAAAAAAAGCTAATGAAGCAGTAGGGAAATTTAGCATTGAAGCAATGGTAGATGGCTATTTGAACCTGATATAA
- a CDS encoding GDP-mannose 4,6-dehydratase encodes MEKIIITGISGFVGHHFLQYLYDIRKEMDVLGLDISMPLYNTDKYGDILQISIQKVDLLDVNSVERIIQEYKPDYLLHLASFSSVAYSWEHPTESFMNNTNIFLNVVNAVAKYVPTCRILSVGSSEEYGNVGKDDIPIKERQRLIPTSPYGVARVSQEMLSKLFVDSFGLDIILTRSFNHIGPWQDERFAIPSFVRKILDIKDRGLLKGTIVTGDISVIRDFIDVRDVVRAYWLLLQRGTKGEIYNICSGKGRSLESVIESIATHLDLQIECSIDAKLVRPNENPIIIGANYRIYDSVGWKPEIPFDKTIDDIINEMVVRNKRWGTLVE; translated from the coding sequence ATGGAAAAAATTATAATCACGGGCATTTCTGGGTTTGTAGGACATCATTTTTTACAGTATCTATATGATATTCGGAAAGAGATGGATGTTCTTGGCCTTGATATATCCATGCCGCTTTATAATACTGATAAATATGGTGACATTTTACAAATATCGATTCAGAAGGTTGATTTATTAGATGTTAATAGTGTTGAGAGGATTATACAAGAGTATAAGCCTGATTACCTGCTGCATTTGGCATCATTTAGTAGTGTGGCTTATAGTTGGGAACATCCTACAGAAAGTTTTATGAATAATACAAATATATTTCTGAATGTAGTTAATGCCGTGGCCAAATATGTGCCTACATGTAGAATCCTATCTGTTGGTTCTTCTGAGGAATATGGTAACGTAGGGAAAGATGATATCCCAATCAAAGAAAGACAACGGCTTATCCCTACTAGCCCATATGGAGTAGCTAGAGTATCACAGGAAATGCTTTCAAAACTTTTTGTGGATAGTTTTGGTCTGGATATAATTCTTACTCGTTCATTTAATCATATCGGTCCATGGCAGGATGAACGTTTTGCGATTCCTAGTTTTGTTAGAAAAATATTAGATATAAAAGATAGAGGTCTATTAAAGGGGACAATTGTTACTGGGGATATATCCGTCATAAGGGATTTTATTGATGTTAGAGATGTTGTAAGAGCTTATTGGTTACTATTACAGCGTGGAACCAAAGGCGAAATATACAATATTTGCAGTGGAAAAGGAAGATCATTGGAGAGCGTTATAGAGTCTATTGCTACACATCTAGATTTGCAGATAGAGTGTAGTATTGATGCCAAATTAGTTAGACCAAATGAAAATCCAATAATCATTGGAGCTAATTATAGGATATATGATTCGGTTGGATGGAAACCGGAAATACCATTTGATAAAACTATTGATGACATAATTAATGAGATGGTTGTACGAAATAAGCGGTGGGGAACACTGGTGGAATGA
- a CDS encoding glycosyltransferase family 4 protein: MNIKSLRIQKDHNKITILALSWRDIESPNKGGAEVQTHAMLSLLPKGKYRIIHFSALYDGMDDYSEIDGITYYRAGNVFSVIALAYAFYKHNQDAIDFVLDQCNTHRFFTPFYVPLEKRIFYIHQMTKEIWKINMKFPFSVVGQFAEKYMTRLYRKGFTITVSESTARDLVKLGFDRNRILIVPQVLRQKPLPKEEFPRKTEFPSFVYVGRFIPYKGIDIVVEALGIIKKKYPSAKLSIIGKYDEKYVSDNLIPICKKYGMTIGASPNDETYDIRCTGFISEKEKVEILGSAHALLFLSVREGWGIPISEAAYVGTPSIVFDSPGLRDAVNFGRAGYVTKERSADAAAECMRMVIEEKADYDKMRDAAYDYTVTYLGKDYISILDEVLEKIISCNR; the protein is encoded by the coding sequence ATGAATATAAAATCATTAAGAATTCAAAAGGATCACAATAAAATAACTATTTTAGCCTTGTCATGGCGAGATATAGAGTCTCCCAACAAAGGAGGGGCAGAAGTACAGACGCATGCAATGCTTTCATTGTTGCCAAAAGGTAAATATCGTATAATTCATTTTTCTGCGTTATATGATGGCATGGATGATTATTCTGAAATAGATGGAATAACATATTATAGAGCTGGAAATGTTTTTTCAGTAATAGCTTTGGCGTATGCTTTTTATAAGCATAACCAAGATGCTATAGATTTTGTGCTAGATCAATGCAATACCCATAGATTCTTTACTCCATTTTATGTTCCATTGGAAAAGAGAATATTTTACATACACCAGATGACCAAAGAAATTTGGAAAATTAATATGAAATTTCCATTTAGTGTAGTGGGGCAGTTTGCTGAGAAATATATGACAAGGCTGTATCGAAAAGGATTTACAATTACTGTATCTGAATCAACGGCCAGGGATTTGGTAAAGTTAGGCTTTGATAGGAATAGGATACTGATTGTGCCACAGGTACTCAGACAAAAACCATTGCCTAAAGAAGAATTTCCAAGAAAAACAGAATTTCCATCATTTGTATATGTTGGACGTTTTATTCCATACAAAGGGATAGATATAGTTGTGGAGGCTTTGGGAATTATAAAGAAAAAATATCCTTCTGCTAAGTTGTCTATTATAGGAAAGTATGATGAAAAATATGTTTCAGATAATCTTATTCCTATTTGCAAAAAGTATGGTATGACTATAGGAGCAAGCCCAAATGATGAGACTTATGATATACGTTGTACAGGATTCATTTCAGAAAAAGAGAAGGTAGAAATTCTAGGCAGCGCTCATGCACTGCTATTTTTGTCGGTTAGAGAAGGCTGGGGAATTCCGATATCTGAAGCAGCATATGTTGGAACGCCTAGCATTGTTTTTGATAGTCCCGGACTTAGAGATGCTGTTAATTTTGGAAGAGCGGGGTATGTCACCAAAGAAAGGTCGGCAGATGCAGCAGCAGAATGTATGAGAATGGTAATTGAGGAAAAAGCCGATTATGATAAGATGAGAGATGCAGCTTATGATTACACAGTGACTTATTTAGGAAAGGACTATATTTCCATTCTAGATGAAGTGTTAGAAAAGATAATTTCTTGCAATAGATAA
- a CDS encoding ATP-grasp fold amidoligase family protein, which translates to MGLNSLIFNIQMVKATNLRYCIYKYLGAHGHFHDVPDEKYLNKLCKYFYGKEMDFNDPQTFSEKLQWLKVNNHDPLLTKMVDKYEVKKYVADKIGESHVIPCIGVWDNAEDIDYDRLPDAFVLKVTHDSGGLRIIRDKKQCDVEETNAFLNSRLQRNFYYAGREWQYKNVKPRIIAEPYVDTLGKSSSVEYKITCLNGKVEFITVCKGIAHSRLDFRTNDFYDRDLNRLDMVTNYYANSKEENVMPQCIKDMINASEKLAQDFPTVRVDFYVDKDDYIFGEMTFYTWDGFFKFIPGDWDFKLGQKLILPEKR; encoded by the coding sequence ATGGGATTAAATAGCTTGATTTTTAACATCCAGATGGTTAAAGCGACCAACTTGAGATATTGTATTTACAAATATCTTGGAGCTCACGGTCATTTTCATGATGTTCCAGATGAAAAGTATCTTAATAAATTATGTAAATATTTTTATGGAAAAGAAATGGATTTTAATGATCCACAGACCTTTTCAGAAAAATTGCAGTGGCTTAAGGTTAATAACCATGATCCACTTCTTACAAAGATGGTGGATAAGTATGAAGTAAAGAAGTATGTTGCGGATAAGATTGGCGAAAGCCATGTAATTCCATGCATTGGGGTATGGGATAATGCAGAAGATATTGATTATGACAGGCTACCAGATGCATTTGTACTTAAAGTAACGCATGACAGTGGGGGCTTACGTATTATAAGGGATAAGAAGCAGTGTGATGTAGAAGAAACTAATGCGTTTCTTAATTCCAGATTACAGAGAAATTTCTATTATGCTGGAAGAGAGTGGCAGTATAAGAACGTAAAGCCTAGAATTATTGCGGAGCCATATGTTGATACGCTGGGAAAAAGTAGCTCAGTAGAATACAAGATTACATGCCTAAATGGTAAAGTAGAGTTCATTACTGTGTGTAAGGGAATTGCACATAGTAGATTAGATTTTAGGACAAATGATTTCTATGATAGAGATTTAAACAGACTAGATATGGTAACAAATTACTATGCTAATTCTAAAGAAGAAAATGTAATGCCCCAATGTATTAAAGATATGATAAATGCTTCGGAGAAGCTTGCACAGGATTTTCCTACAGTAAGAGTAGATTTTTATGTAGATAAAGATGACTATATTTTTGGTGAAATGACTTTCTATACCTGGGATGGTTTCTTTAAATTTATTCCAGGTGATTGGGATTTCAAATTAGGACAGAAACTTATACTGCCAGAGAAAAGATGA
- a CDS encoding glycosyltransferase family 2 protein: protein MDKPIISIIMAAYNSERTIEMSLKSIREQNLEQSEVEVLVIDGGSTDNTREIARKYNCIIFDNSKRLPEIAKRIGLKACTGRYIQIMDSDEVFATSYVLKRRIDFMDAHTEVNCLLARYVPPKKSGISGKYISAVGDPFTAYAYNWFIDGNIGLIKKTDILKQKGYYIGQFKDDDIIPIGDSCTLFRGEYLRTKYSDLFDEVNSTVLFQKTVRDTKYIGCIEGDDIVHYTSSSLSTYFKKLKFRVVNNVFDKNGSGYSAVAENNVALNRRKWGYPLYCISIVFPVIDAVRMSIYYKDASFLLHPLYSWYVMIEIIIQYCLKIIGKTIENQQYG from the coding sequence ATGGACAAGCCAATTATAAGTATTATTATGGCAGCGTATAATTCAGAGCGTACTATAGAAATGTCTCTTAAGAGTATTCGGGAACAGAATCTCGAACAGTCTGAAGTTGAAGTCTTGGTTATAGATGGAGGATCAACTGACAATACAAGGGAAATAGCTCGAAAATATAATTGTATTATATTTGATAATTCGAAGCGTTTACCTGAAATTGCAAAGAGAATCGGACTAAAAGCATGTACTGGTAGATATATACAGATAATGGATTCCGATGAAGTTTTTGCTACATCCTATGTTTTAAAAAGACGAATAGATTTTATGGATGCGCACACCGAGGTGAATTGTTTGCTGGCGCGTTATGTTCCTCCAAAGAAGAGCGGAATAAGTGGTAAGTATATAAGTGCTGTGGGCGATCCATTTACTGCATATGCATATAATTGGTTTATAGATGGAAATATAGGTCTTATTAAAAAAACAGATATTCTTAAGCAAAAAGGTTATTATATTGGCCAGTTTAAGGATGATGATATAATTCCTATAGGAGATAGTTGCACTCTTTTTAGAGGAGAATATTTAAGAACGAAATATTCGGATCTTTTTGACGAAGTTAATTCTACAGTATTGTTTCAAAAAACTGTTCGAGATACTAAATATATTGGTTGTATTGAGGGCGATGATATTGTTCATTATACGTCTTCAAGTCTATCAACATATTTTAAAAAATTGAAATTTCGTGTTGTTAATAATGTTTTTGATAAAAATGGTTCTGGGTATTCTGCTGTGGCAGAGAATAATGTGGCTTTGAATCGTCGAAAATGGGGATATCCGCTATATTGTATTAGTATAGTATTCCCAGTTATAGATGCTGTGCGGATGAGCATTTATTACAAAGATGCTAGTTTTTTACTACATCCACTGTATTCTTGGTATGTAATGATAGAAATAATAATCCAATATTGTTTGAAAATAATTGGCAAAACAATAGAAAATCAGCAATACGGATAA
- a CDS encoding glycosyltransferase family 2 protein, with the protein MKHIEIIVPCYNEQECIAKLYIEVNKVFSQLSGYSFSLLYINDGSSDDTLVEIQKLASDYGDDKIRYISFARNFGKEAAIYAGFENCQGDYVALMDADLQHPPALLPDMIAKLEEGHDCCGARRVSRNGEPIIRSFFSRGFYRIINKVTSMKLVPGGSDYRIMTKQMADAIVSLSERERFIKGIMSWVGFDTVWIEYKNVERFAGNSKWSFWGLARYAWHGFVSFATTPLRAAIWLGICLVSATVVYAVILLKNTLSGVRAWEDTTTILLLLMLIGGVIITLLGVIGEYMARIYLELKGRPIYIAKASNIGKMVK; encoded by the coding sequence ATGAAGCATATAGAAATAATTGTGCCTTGCTATAATGAGCAAGAATGTATAGCAAAACTATATATAGAGGTTAATAAGGTATTTAGCCAGTTGTCTGGCTATTCATTTTCTTTATTGTACATAAATGATGGAAGTAGTGATGATACACTAGTTGAAATACAAAAACTTGCAAGTGATTATGGTGATGACAAGATAAGGTACATATCTTTTGCTCGTAATTTTGGCAAAGAGGCTGCTATATATGCCGGATTCGAAAACTGTCAGGGAGATTATGTTGCACTTATGGATGCAGATCTTCAGCATCCTCCAGCTCTACTACCTGATATGATAGCTAAGTTGGAAGAAGGACATGATTGTTGTGGGGCTAGGAGAGTTAGTAGAAACGGCGAGCCAATAATCAGAAGCTTCTTTTCTAGAGGCTTCTATCGGATTATCAATAAAGTGACCTCTATGAAATTAGTTCCAGGAGGATCTGACTATCGAATAATGACCAAGCAGATGGCTGATGCCATAGTCTCTCTTTCTGAAAGAGAGAGATTTATCAAAGGCATCATGTCATGGGTGGGATTTGATACGGTATGGATTGAGTACAAAAATGTTGAGAGATTTGCAGGAAATAGTAAGTGGTCTTTCTGGGGGCTGGCAAGATATGCATGGCATGGCTTTGTATCATTTGCTACGACACCCCTTCGTGCAGCTATATGGCTTGGGATTTGCTTGGTATCTGCTACTGTTGTTTATGCAGTTATTTTGTTAAAAAATACTCTTTCGGGTGTAAGAGCCTGGGAAGATACTACGACCATTTTACTTCTTCTGATGCTTATAGGTGGAGTGATCATTACACTTCTAGGGGTTATAGGAGAATATATGGCTCGTATATATTTGGAACTTAAGGGTAGGCCAATCTATATTGCAAAAGCAAGTAACATTGGCAAAATGGTAAAATAA
- a CDS encoding DUF362 domain-containing protein yields MTQCDISIYKTEKTYYPSKRELFRPSQKYPEYIFEEISSGENDVYNSVREAIHLYGYDAEHYGLEDWNPFGKFINETSNVLIKPNLVMDNNRSGEGTDCLFTNPSVIAPVIDYVIKAQNGKGTITIGDAPMQECKFDVLIRESGLEDLVNYYKSKGIDISLVDFRELKSDIVMGTHKQTIDNRNSGTIINLAEDSEFYDDSAESLENLRITNYDPRRLASHHNSEKHEYYVSNHLLAADVVINMPKPKTHRKAGVTIAMKNMVGINARKEYLPHHTIGSVENGGDEYKHKSILRVMSDKLYDYKNMKEGEGKYLIARPAFFLAYGFKILANVIHREPGEGSWSGNHTISRTINDLNKILVYADKNGKLCETPQRKVVIIADMIISGEKEGPVMPSPKNLGVIALGENQLAFDYVIASLMGADIQKIPTIQTALNVEKYGFSKNINPCISSNIKGYCGLLDDLDDDTNWRFVPSSGWKDAFIK; encoded by the coding sequence ATGACACAGTGTGATATTTCTATATATAAAACCGAAAAGACTTATTATCCGTCTAAGAGAGAATTATTCAGACCATCTCAAAAATATCCGGAATACATTTTTGAAGAGATTTCTTCAGGTGAAAATGATGTATATAATTCTGTGAGGGAAGCGATTCATCTGTATGGCTATGATGCAGAACATTATGGCTTGGAAGATTGGAACCCGTTTGGAAAATTTATAAATGAGACATCAAATGTACTAATCAAACCTAATCTAGTAATGGATAATAACCGGTCTGGAGAGGGAACTGACTGTCTGTTTACTAATCCATCTGTTATAGCGCCAGTTATAGATTATGTGATTAAGGCACAGAATGGTAAAGGGACTATAACAATAGGCGATGCCCCGATGCAGGAATGCAAATTTGATGTTCTCATCCGTGAAAGCGGATTAGAGGATTTGGTTAATTATTACAAATCTAAGGGAATAGATATTTCACTAGTTGATTTCAGAGAGCTTAAATCTGATATTGTAATGGGCACCCATAAGCAGACTATAGACAATAGGAATTCTGGGACAATAATAAATCTGGCTGAAGATAGTGAGTTCTATGATGACAGCGCAGAATCATTGGAGAATTTGAGAATTACAAATTACGATCCTAGAAGGCTTGCTTCTCATCATAATTCAGAAAAACATGAGTATTATGTTAGTAATCATCTTCTTGCTGCAGATGTCGTAATCAACATGCCAAAGCCTAAAACACATCGTAAAGCAGGTGTCACTATAGCCATGAAAAATATGGTGGGCATAAATGCAAGAAAAGAGTATCTTCCTCATCATACAATAGGTAGTGTGGAAAATGGTGGAGATGAGTACAAACACAAGAGTATACTTCGCGTAATGAGCGATAAATTATATGATTACAAGAACATGAAAGAAGGGGAAGGCAAATACTTGATAGCCAGACCTGCTTTCTTTCTGGCTTATGGATTCAAAATCCTTGCTAATGTTATACATAGAGAACCTGGAGAAGGCAGTTGGAGCGGTAATCATACTATAAGTAGGACGATAAATGATTTAAACAAGATTCTCGTGTATGCAGATAAAAATGGCAAACTTTGTGAAACACCACAGCGAAAAGTGGTGATAATTGCAGATATGATAATATCCGGAGAAAAAGAAGGCCCTGTAATGCCGTCACCCAAGAATCTTGGAGTTATAGCATTAGGAGAAAATCAATTAGCTTTTGATTATGTAATTGCTTCTTTAATGGGAGCAGATATTCAAAAAATACCAACTATTCAGACGGCGCTAAATGTTGAAAAATACGGATTTAGTAAGAATATCAATCCGTGTATCTCATCAAATATTAAGGGATACTGTGGATTATTAGATGATTTGGATGATGATACAAATTGGAGATTTGTTCCTTCAAGCGGTTGGAAGGATGCATTCATCAAATAA
- a CDS encoding ATP-grasp fold amidoligase family protein, whose product MNEIIRDKLTHLIYVLLSPIDDLSFAKLQYRLVNGGKLNLKNPKTYNDKIQWIKIYDHNPDYHKLADKLEVRKFVTDRIGAEYLIPVVGGPWDSCDDIDYDKLPNQFVLKCTHDSGGIVICHNKDSFDSKRASRFLGNRIKRDYYLHGREWAYKGLVPRVYAEKYLVDESGTELKDYKIFCFDGVPKVIQVDFGRFTKHERNLYTPEWEYIPAQIKYPTNPRHQITRPECLREMLEVASKLSKGLTQARVDLYVIYDKIYFGEITLYHGSGCETFKPAEFGKTMGDYIKIPNK is encoded by the coding sequence ATGAACGAGATAATAAGAGATAAGTTAACCCATTTAATATATGTTTTACTTTCGCCAATTGATGACTTATCATTTGCTAAATTGCAGTATAGACTTGTGAATGGTGGTAAACTTAATTTAAAAAATCCAAAGACATATAATGATAAAATACAATGGATTAAGATATATGATCACAACCCTGATTATCATAAATTGGCTGATAAACTTGAAGTAAGAAAATTTGTGACAGATAGAATTGGTGCAGAATACCTCATTCCAGTAGTGGGAGGACCATGGGATTCTTGCGACGATATTGACTATGATAAACTACCCAATCAGTTTGTACTAAAATGCACGCATGATAGTGGGGGAATCGTAATCTGCCATAATAAGGATTCTTTTGATAGTAAGAGGGCGAGCAGATTTCTAGGAAACAGAATTAAAAGAGACTATTATCTTCATGGACGAGAATGGGCATATAAGGGGTTGGTGCCAAGAGTATATGCAGAGAAATACTTGGTGGATGAGTCTGGTACCGAATTAAAAGACTATAAGATATTTTGCTTTGATGGAGTACCCAAGGTTATCCAAGTGGATTTTGGCAGATTTACCAAGCATGAACGAAATCTGTATACACCTGAATGGGAATATATTCCAGCGCAGATCAAGTATCCTACTAACCCCAGACATCAAATTACTAGACCAGAATGTTTGCGAGAAATGCTTGAGGTGGCATCTAAACTTTCCAAAGGCTTAACACAGGCTAGAGTGGATTTATACGTTATTTATGACAAAATCTATTTCGGAGAGATAACACTTTATCATGGATCAGGATGTGAGACATTCAAGCCAGCTGAATTTGGTAAGACAATGGGCGATTATATAAAAATACCTAATAAATAG